From one Populus alba chromosome 17, ASM523922v2, whole genome shotgun sequence genomic stretch:
- the LOC118028860 gene encoding probable receptor-like protein kinase At1g11050: MGGSTNLDFLRFLVLISFCLPLTSAAAETSTSNICPMDLNYVLRIPWSKTLCRNFNPLAQNDNSTTTSKAQCCQALLSLFGVALSQHLNETSLFQFPNLATSSSCLQDYQSKLSSFSLSDNLVSHCFNPLQFVTSPNICARIETSQDWVGQLGNSTSLDSDCRSDLTDLTACASCLRAGYKVQSLLVAADGNQTHAQDCFYFAVLYAAGIVNEFGPESDGVVSCIFGLELNSTVGSASNSHSALVFGLTGAGVAILVISSLLGLYLWYDKKWRRKKNPGFGFDLDEQQGSRPKLRPNTGSIWFKIQDLEKATDNFSQKNFIGRGGFGFVYKGVLSDGTVVAIKRVIESDFQGDAEFCNEVEIISNLKHRNLVPLRGCCVIDDDVNSDERGNQRYLVYDYMSNGNLDDHLFPSSDNQIQKQLLSWPQRKNIILDVAKGLAYLHHGVKPGIYHRDIKGTNILLDAEMRARVADFGLAKQSREGQSHLTTRVAGTHGYLAPEYALYGQLTEKSDVYSFGVVVLEIMSGRKALDLSSSGSPRALLITDWAWSLVKAGKVERALDASLLRGGDSPNSNPKGIMERFVLVGILCAHIMVALRPTILDALKMLEGDIEVPRIPDRPVPLGHPSFHADGNNFSISPVLSAPKLQPGDTLR, translated from the coding sequence ATGGGGGGCAGCACTAATCTTGATTTCTTAAGGTTTCTTGTCTTAATATCGTTCTGTCTCCCTCTCACCTCTGCAGCAGCAGAAACCTCCACTTCAAACATATGCCCTATGGACCTTAACTATGTCTTAAGAATCCCATGGAGCAAAACTCTTTGTCGAAACTTCAACCCTCTTGCTCAAAATGACAATTCCACCACCACAAGCAAGGCCCAATGTTGCCAAGCCCTACTCTCCCTCTTTGGGGTTGCCCTATCTCAACATCTCAATGAAACCTCTCTTTTTCAATTTCCAAACTTAGCTACCTCTAGTTCTTGCCTTCAAGATTACCAGTCAAAGCTCAGCTCTTTTTCTCTTTCCGACAATCTTGTCTCACACTGCTTTAACCCTTTACAGTTTGTTACATCACCTAACATCTGTGCCCGTATAGAGACATCTCAAGACTGGGTTGGTCAACTCGGTAATTCGACTTCTCTTGATTCAGATTGCCGGTCTGATCTTACTGATCTTACAGCTTGTGCTTCTTGTCTTAGAGCTGGTTATAAAGTACAGTCGTTGTTGGTGGCTGCTGATGGTAATCAAACTCATGCTCAAGATTGTTTTTACTTTGCTGTTCTTTATGCTGCTGGTATTGTTAACGAGTTTGGTCCTGAAAGTGATGGTGTTGTTTCATGTATATTTGGTTTGGAATTAAATTCAACCGTTGGTTCAGCTAGCAATTCTCATTCTGCTCTTGTTTTTGGCTTGACTGGTGCTGGTGTTGCTATTTTAGTAATCTCTAGTTTGTTAGGATTGTATCTTTGGTATGATAAGAAatggagaaggaaaaagaatccagggtttggttttgatttagACGAACAGCAAGGGTCTAGGCCTAAACTGAGGCCGAATACAGGGTCAATTTGGTTTAAAATTCAGGATCTTGAGAAGGCAACAGACAATTTCTCGCAGAAGAATTTTATTGGGAGAGGCggatttggttttgtttacaAGGGGGTTTTATCTGATGGGACAGTGGTGGCTATTAAAAGGGTTATAGAATCTGATTTTCAAGGTGATGCAGAGTTTTGCAACGAGGTTGAGATTATTAGCAACTTGAAGCACAGGAATTTGGTGCCACTCAGAGGGTGCTGTGTGATTGACGATGATGTAAATTCTGATGAGAGAGGCAATCAGAGGTATCTTGTTTATGATTACATGTCAAATGGGAATCTTGATGACCATTTATTTCCATCATCggataatcaaattcaaaagcaaTTGTTAAGTTGGCCTCAAAGAAAGAACATAATTTTGGATGTGGCAAAGGGATTAGCTTATTTGCACCATGGAGTCAAGCCTGGAATATATCATAGAGATATCAAGGGGACAAATATATTGTTAGATGCTGAAATGAGAGCAAGAGTTGCCGATTTTGGGTTGGCAAAGCAAAGTAGGGAAGGGCAGTCTCATCTTACTACAAGAGTGGCTGGAACTCATGGGTACTTAGCACCCGAATATGCTCTTTATGGTCAACTGACTGAGAAGAGCGATGTTTATAGCTTTGGGGTGGTTGTTTTGGAGATAATGAGTGGGAGAAAAGctcttgatttgtcttcttcaGGGTCACCTCGTGCTTTATTGATCACAGACTGGGCCTGGTCATTGGTGAAAGCTGGAAAAGTGGAACGGGCTTTGGATGCTTCTTTGTTGAGAGGTGGTGATTCTCCAAATTCAAATCCGAAGGGGATAATGGAAAGGTTTGTGCTGGTTGGGATTTTGTGTGCTCATATAATGGTGGCTCTAAGGCCAACCATTCTGGATGCTCTGAAAATGCTAGAAGGAGATATTGAAGTTCCACGGATTCCAGATCGACCAGTGCCTCTTGGGCACCCTTCGTTCCATGCTGATGGCAATAATTTCAGCATCTCACCAGTATTGAGTGCACCAAAATTACAGCCTGGAGACACGCTTAGGTAA